atcctcgatatttctgaagatattttcgtaactattattATTTGAAATTATTCATTTCTTCACGCTatttgtgttatatcataaaagaaactgttttagtttctaaattctgaaaaattcaaatttaaaatatgaatgtttttgaagtagtgttgggaactgaagcatgagttagtataatataatgacacttgatcaacgtgattatattacagtaagtcatgctgagtttctaatgaaatatgatgattcacagaccataccgtcatcatgtgccatgttacataactctttcattctatttaacctctaaaattatcaagaaaatatttttcttgatgattcggtcttttccgtgattttctgataatttaacaagatagatcgtgctattaccatttctttcttagaacattagtattgttcatccgaaactccatacctacgaattctggaccattacttgttgtactccaaatcgagaagagaaaacaaaggcatgaagctttgaaatagaaataggagtataaatcacagcaaataggagagagcattaaccatagatatcaatgattatagaaagacagaagcagggactctgaaatacAAGGGATAATATAAAGCCCGACggcaacacgtaaattacaaaccgtgtatatcaatacgtattgcaacgtaaagacacgggagaattaaaaacactataaccccaaggtaatagtaaaagtaaataaattcctccggtggtagatgaaaaagaagaatgacagatatgaaagttaggagtatatcaagaatcagaactggatggaacatattgacgaatgttttaaagtatgaagtgagggagaaagaatagaagatgcgaGCTGTGGAAATAGgaaaatgaagggggtggatttatagtgaaatatcagacagagcaatcgagacagattatcgtatttaatcaaagaggatcctaattcccttaatcaccgaagaatcaaatcttttaaagattacgaagattttctttaattcggagatcaaccgtgatgacgtcaaaagataagacgaatctttattttcttcatttcaatcttttgcgataacttcactcatactcttcgcaaaatcgaatcgttttgtctatattactcaatggtgataaaaatctatttatcaactcatatttgtcatgaaaacatacttattgtcagctatgacgatcccaatcaaatttcgggatgaaatttctttaacgggtaggtactgtgacgacccggaaattttcgaccaaatttaaacttaatctttatatgatttcgacatgataagcaaagtctatttaattgaatctcaaaaatttttgaactatttcatgaaatcatctgacctttgactattcccgacgattcacgaacaattgtgtgtaaatagttatgtaaataaatatatataaatataaatataagtatatgtaataatttgaattaataaaatacaatttaatcaattaagTTAGTTATGTAAAATAATTcacaagataaaaagttgttattaaaaatgaagctatatgtaaatatatataatttctatatataattattattaagtaatatatataaaatgtataaataataaatatacaataaaagttattataatatagtatatattacataagtaataatacatatataaaatacaagtataaatatagttattatactaacattgtcattactttcaatattaaaagtgttaataatattatttaaaatgtaTAATTTATAGATacgaatttattatatataaattgttaaagttactaatattattatttttattaacaatatgagtattattattattattattattattattattattattattattattattattattattattattattattaatattgttgttattttttttttttttttttaaataaggctctattgagtcgacagcaatcgtcgatttattgacgaTTTAACTGACTCTTAGAGtctaaattaaattccaggcaggatttaaaacccatggaaatttgattctaccattttcatggcgtctacttatttttattttattattttttttattttttataactttttcctacttaaaggccggaggtcctctcggaagcaatctctttatccgtcgaatagagaaagggatgactttctctacttttgagagtgtttcactctgggtggagaaatgacttgtctttattctcggataggggaaagattgtctacatctcacctcccccatacaccactcatgtggtattgggttttgttgttgttgttgtaatattgttgttataaattttatagttattattatcatattcattaataataatattattatgattactagtatattattataaatttttattattattattaagagtattattattatagttacatttattagttaataagattaatatgtaaatacagatatatatacagatatataaaatcatatatatatatatatatatatatatatatatatatatatatatatatatatatatatatatatatatatatatatatatatatatatatatatatatatctgtataaaatcatatatatatatatatatacatacatacagatACCTTATACAAGCaatatttttgtattaataatataaatattaatttagatTAAATACACAGAATCAAATCAGTTTCACGTTCCTATCATCTTTATCCAAATTTTGTTTCTGGTCTACAAAATTGAATCTCAATCTCTAATACCAACAATTTCTGTTAGCAATCTCATTcaaagttttatttttttattttatttttctgtacCTGATGAATAACCTGTCGACTTTCAATTCTTATTTAATCCCATCACATTCAGTTGTtaaataaaacaaattgacttacaTTATCAATTATCACCTACAATTATCCTTACAACTGTTTTTCAATTAAAATTTAaacagaaaagaagaagaagaaacttccTACTATGTTCTTGAACTCGAAATACATTGGCTCAATTTCGAATTTAATTTCAAAATACttgaatgcagtcttgttaggaatcattcactcaaactacctgcaaaatACCAACTTTCCATTCATCCTAACgaattcaaattttggagtcaaagttttgattttaaaagtcaacaatttcgTTCATAGAGAAATTTGAAattgttttgatgtttcaagtcAAATTGATTGTTCAAAAAGTTTCTAGGAGGGACGTACTATCTAATTCAGGTGGTAATTGTGATCCAAAACGTTTAAAGGTTTGAAATTAAATTTTGAGTTCATCGTGACATTTTTGGGCTGTTGCTGCTTAATTTTTTCTCTCTCATATGTTTCTGTTGATCAAGTTATCACGAAGTCGATTACGTTTCAATTCCAAAACGTAATTCAAGCTGGTATTGTTGTTTTGATATTTTAAAACATCTGATCTATCGattaaatgaagaagaagaaagaaacagaAAGACAACTTAAATAAATTTAAGATATATAATAAATTAGAAAAGCAAGTAGCAGCTGAATGGTTTGTGTGTGTTTCGGGTattcaggaggtctcgggttcgatccatgCTTGGTTCAATTTTTTTTAATGGGTTTCTATggtagttttcttttcttttattattattattattattattattattattattattattattattattattattattattattattattattattattattctgattattattattaatgttattattattattattagaattattattattattattattattattattattattattatcattttcattattgatattattattattattattattattattattattattattaattactattattatgttagttattattattaactatatgattattattattattattattaatgtaacttatgatattatcattattattactagtattatcactcaaaaattattagtattatcattatcattactaatattattattattagtactattattattgtattattattgctagtattattattattattattattattattattattataaatattatcatttatattattaatacgaattttcattattagtattgttactactaaaagttattatcattaatattatttttattaaaattatctttttgtaatccttaaaaactatcatttttattattatcagtaatatctatattattattattaaaataattataattatgaaaataaaagtttaaaaggcatggttaagattataagtataaaaattgaaggttatatatataaaaatatatttaatatacacaacttaattatattaatattattatgtacaaaaataaaaatttataaataaataatgaaacttataaattaataaatataacaattacatcactaataataatgtatAGATTTATTCgaatacaagaatatgttttaatacatatataaatgatataggttcgtgaatccaaggccaaccctgcattgttcggttcagtcatatgaatatttttactacaaaatattgtatcgtgagttttatttgctccctttttaaatgcttttgcaataaatataaatttttgggactgagaatacatgcgctgcttttataaatgtttgacgaaatagacccaagtaatcgaaactatattctatgttggattatcgaaccgaatatcacccctttagcttggtagcctaagaattagggaacagacaccctaattgacgcgaatcctaaagatagatctatggaccttgacaagccccattctgaaatttggaatgctttagtacttcgatttatatatactgattgcgacggccggtatatagcataccGATTGCGatcgtatgcgggggatattctatatgcatccttgttagtcggttaccaggtgttcaacatacgaatgatttttaaacacttgcgagtgtatgattattgaataaatgaaatcttgtggtctattaaaatgatggaaatgattgatattgataaactaatgaactcaccaaccttttggttgacacttttaagcatgtttattctcaagtattaaaaaaatcttccgttgtgcatttgctcattttaaagatattacttggagtcattcatggcatatttcaaaagacgttgcattcgagttgttgagttcaacaagattattattaagtcatttatagtttggatatattatgaaatggtatgcatgtctgtcaacttttgatgtaatgaaagtttgtcctttaaaaaacgaatgcaatgtttgtaaaatgtatcatatagaggtcagaacctcgcaatgtaatcaactattgtgaatcgtttataatcgatatgaacgggtcctttcaaaggtTGTTCAAAATAATGTTTATTTCAAGTGTTCACACTTACTTTGGAGGTGCTCAAATGACAAATGAACCAAGTAACTCTTTATATATCACGTTTTGTCACATATGCTCATGTGACTAGAGTTTACTTGTTCAATACAATCCTAGGTGTACAATGGAATAATAAATGTTATTCGCCCAGCGACGGCCATACAAATATGCATCAACATCCTTATCTGGATCAGTTAAACAATTTGGCGCCAGACAAAAGTTTCATCAAGATAGACACGCTAATGGTAAACCAAGCTCTAGCCAGCCAAACCCTTGGCATTAAGAGGTGGGTCCTaatgttttcttcttcttcttcttcttcttcttctttttatattatttttttaatttttttttaatttgcactttgtattttataagttatatgtattatattatgcAAGTATATTTGTGAATATTATTTATTGAAAGAAAAGCGGTTTTTAAGTGAAAGGAATTCAAAGATAAGTAAAAAAAAGTTGATGCTAATATAACAAAGAGAAGTTcagttaatattactattactaatacatATTAAAATTGTGGCGACATCTCAATATATACAAAAATTAAGTTATTGATGTCTGTtgtatttataattttataatttcaTAATTTCATATTTCAAGAGTAATGATTCGTACACCACTAATTTTTAGTCATACACCACAAATTATGTTTTACAGTGTCGTACAGTACAACATCATAATGCCTATTTAGTGATGTACGGCTAAAAACTGATGGTGTACGTATCACTTCCTTTTTAATATATACTCTGTATAATTTCACATAACATTTATTAAAAATCCAGAATCCAACTTTTCCATATAAACGGGGCATATAGTTATTAGTTAGTTCATTGATGCCGGATGGATGATCACGAATTAACTTTTAAACATGATCATGAATGATCCCATGCTTCTTTTCCTCGTTCCATTTCTCAATCTGCAAAACAAAAGGCATCACAATACATTCTATTCTATATAGTGAATGATTAAATAAAATTTTCATATGTAACATAAATGCATAGAATATGATCATCATGATATATTTACCCATTTAGGGGGACAGTTTGACTTGTAATCGTCTTCAAACTTTTTGCATTCAGAAGCTTCCCCTTTTTGTTTTATGCACCTAAAAAGGATATGGTTAGaataagctttttttttttttttttttttttttttttttaatgataacataaaagctaACAAAAGATACAAACGAGACACTACAAAGCTCGGAGGCAGTAAACAAGCCTAACTGTAAAAGTTAACTAAATCCAAGCCTTAACCAACCGATCCCgagacaatttaaaaaaaaaaaggaaaaaaacaaGAACCGTCACAATGTGCCTATAACCAATGTAAAAAGGCATATCAAAATAAAAACAAAACTAAACCGACACAAACTACTACTTGATCACCTCTTTACCCTTCGGAGTCCCGGGACAATAAGCTGATAGTTTTGCCCAATAGCGGAACCACTCTTTAAATAACGGCACACGAAACCAGTCATTTAGGCCGAGtagtgtaatattattatttcttttatttttttggcaaaaaatGATAAACTATATTTTTTTCGAATGGCGATATCGGCATCCTCGAGAGGGACTTAACCACCCTCGCGATTATATGACACCCACACACATGTTAGGAGGAAATCCAATTCACGGGCGATACCATGAAAGGTTGAAAACTCCCGCTTGAAGTGAGAATCGAACATGAGTTGTCAATACCCCAAGTTGAATCCCAcccataccactcaagccaagGCTTCGGGGTGATAAACTTATATAAAAGTGGGACTTTCACGAAAAGTGAAACAACCATTCAAAGAAACAAATCACAAGAACCGACTTGAACCATGTCTCGCCCAAAAGACAACACAACCACACTACGACAACTAAACTAAAGAAACTAGGCTAAAAAGCAAACCTAATACACGATCAAAACACGAACCTCACACAAACCTAAAAGGCAAAGCCAATACCAAATGACAAACAAAATAAGGCATCAATGACCTAAACAGATGGCTTATCAAAACAACCTCAAAACGTACACATTATAAGACACGAAACAAAAACCATACCATCAACCGATTCAATCATAGAACTAATTATGTAATTTTTATGTGTTTTAGTTGTGACACCACATACGAGTAACATTATTTGTCAAAAACATGAAGTATATACTTACTTAAGGTATTCAAGGTAGCTTAAGTAGCAATGACGTGACCTCTCGACTTCCTTTTCATTAGCCTGCATTAAAATGTGTCATGTAAATATTATCCCATTATTAAATATTGAGTGTTGTTAGTTGTGGTAGAAATATATCAACGTAAAAAGTAAATGAGGCGAGATCGGACCTTTTCTTCTGGGGTTTTGGTTGAGGATGGTGGTGGTGGGGCCGAAACCGTGCCAGGTTCATGAGCCGGGCGAGGAGCCTGTTGGCCTTTAGCTACTTTGTTAACATCTCTTGACCGCATCTTGTCGTGTGGGTCGACGATTGCAGCCATGTTTAGGTGTGCGTTTTAGTGTGTATTGAGTGCGTGTTGTTTTAAGATTGTGTACGTGATAATTAATGACTTTGAGAACAAGGCTTCAATGCTAGAAAGCTGTAGACGTAATGTATGATAAAATTTGGGAAGAGGCGGTGTTATCTGGTGATAGACACGTGAAATTAATGTAGGCTAGGTGTCAATTACACACACTGGTGTTTGAC
The window above is part of the Rutidosis leptorrhynchoides isolate AG116_Rl617_1_P2 chromosome 1, CSIRO_AGI_Rlap_v1, whole genome shotgun sequence genome. Proteins encoded here:
- the LOC139885574 gene encoding putative cytochrome c oxidase subunit 6b-like; translated protein: MAAIVDPHDKMRSRDVNKVAKGQQAPRPAHEPGTVSAPPPPSSTKTPEEKANEKEVERSRHCYLSYLEYLKCIKQKGEASECKKFEDDYKSNCPPKWIEKWNEEKKHGIIHDHV